In Marasmius oreades isolate 03SP1 chromosome 3, whole genome shotgun sequence, a single window of DNA contains:
- a CDS encoding uncharacterized protein (CAZy:CE5): protein MFRTLLAFATFALCAPAFAAPTEERRQTSCADVMVFFARGTTEPAPIGTTVGPALQTALRGVLGGRSLSFTGVDYPADIAGFLEGGSPEGSRNMAQDLTNAANACPDAAIVSSGYSQGGQLVHNSAAMLSSAVQARISAAVIFGDPDDGEAVAGVPASRTDVICHVGDNICEHGILVLPPHLNYQQDTPAAASFIAARV, encoded by the exons ATGTTCCGCACTCTTCTTGCCTTTGCGACTTTTGCTCTCTGTGCTCCTGCATTTGCAGCTCCTACGGAGGAGCGGCGCCAGACTAGCTGCGCTGATGTGATG GTTTTCTTCGCTCGTGGTACTACCGAGCCCGCACCCATCGGGACCACTGTTGGGCCTGCTCTTCAAACTGCGTTGCGGGGTGTTCTCGGTGGTCGCTCTCTCTCGTTCACCGGGGTAGACTACCCCGCTGACATTGCCGGATTCCTGGAGGGCGGTTCACCTGAAGGATCTCGCAATATGGCACAAGAC TTGACCAATGCTGCCAACGCCTGTCCCGAT GCCGCAATTGTTTCTAGCGGGTATAGTCAGGGTGGTCAACTCGTTCACAACTCGGCTGCAATGCTCTCTTCTGCTGTGCAAGCTCGTATTTCTGCTGCCGTTATCTTC GGTGACCCAGACGACGGCGAAGCCGTTGCAGGAGTTCCGGCGAGCAGGACCGACGTTATTTGCCATGTTGGCGACAATATCTGCGAGCATGGGATTCTTGTCCTTCCCCCTCATTT GAATTATCAACAAGATACCCCCGCTGCTGCGAGCTTCATCGCTGCTAGGGTCTAA